In Drosophila teissieri strain GT53w chromosome 2R, Prin_Dtei_1.1, whole genome shotgun sequence, the following proteins share a genomic window:
- the LOC122612520 gene encoding uncharacterized protein LOC122612520, translating to MAQAEADRALMKFMTITDRVGQFEARVNTPAVTSPSIHTRRVRLEQIRALWVKVEKEYEACSEALSGLGSTDTITVMQSKYDYCYAVYERCAASLNEIIEEGSRSQQAVQASIPAPPQGGGRHNTLLHRNGTPPVQSAVNPDHQPHVSTLNHQQDIQSTPLTNQPNVQTILAVNTQGVLLSTALIEICHLGIKYSARALIDSGSEATFISERLFILIKLPYESIHAQVSGLNLTVAAQPRKRCQLSIGSPVKPHIQIKTSAYVLPQLAGSLPSFTLPEDSLKHLPPLQLADPNFYRSSQIDVLIGADILPSIILSGSHPNICGTLLGQETIFGWILCGPIATNPTSRICSFSSRLAVTESRLDNILTKFWEVEDVPVKRVRESTSICEENFVQSTKRNEDGRSIALAQFLRNEIRLNKDVASKKQYDSVIQEFLDLDSTTTKVRVVFNASNPSSNGNSLNDILHAGPVLQSDLTIQILKWRFFKYVFNADITKMYRQIRVNSTHTRFQRILFRNKDGELCDYELDTVTFGVNCAPFLAIRVLQQLAQDIRGQYPLASDIISNFMYVDDVLAGTHTKQSAVLAIKELRLALESAGFPLRKWTSNERKLLQEVPKEHLISADFLELEEASTAKTLGIRWQATSDSFFFIPMVIHLQTAYTKREVLSQIAKLFDPAGWLSPFVVRAKIFMQKIWLRELGWDQPLPRDLATQWREFLEGYPALKEIRIPRWVRFHPAAKLQYHAFCDASLDAYGAAIFVRIETKEGCCTHLLTSKTRVAPVRSISIPRLELCGAVLLTELAALVISEMPPDVYETFYWTDSTIVLAWLSKPACTWTTFVANRVAKIEQCTKGSKWGHVRSEDNPADLASRGVSPQELKDSALWWRGPAWLHLKQEQWPSELLVHPETELEQRPVKCHTVAVPSAVEILERFSAFDRALRVLAYVFRFVKSCRREGVASSAELTAAELSEVQERLIVLTQKNEFPAEYKVLSNKQPVPPASANSNLNPFLDGNGVLRASGRLQASEMLSYDEKHPIILPARCRFAELQVLFIHRISLHGGNQLMIRLIRSKFWIPKLKMLVKRTIHSCRVCVIHKKRLQTQLMGNLPSARSTISRPFTHTGVDFAGPFDVKSYVGRACKITKGYVCVFVCFTTRAIHLEATSDLTTEKFLAAFSRFFARRGCPQHVYSDNGKTFVGASTSLSKDFIEATRTSVLSQHSLQNVSWHFNPPGAPHMGGLWEAGVKSFKSHFYKYTAAGKYTFEELTTLLAKIEACLNSRPISPMSEDPTDLIALSPGHFLIGGPLLAVAEPEVKEGPSSIINRWRRLKALNQQFCLRWKEEYLKELHKRNKWKFPTRDLQAGDMVVIKEENLPSNEWRLGRIQVVCPGVDGKVRVADALTARGVVRRPVAKMIRLPMDSPNESNDSSIL from the exons atggcgcaagcTGAGGCAGACAGGGCCTTGATGAAATTCATGACCATAACCGATAGAGTAGGTCAGTTCGAGGCCAGAGTCAACACCCCAGCAGTCACAAGTCCGTCAATCCACACAAGAAGGGTGCGGCTCGAGCAGATCAGGGCCCTATGGGtcaaggtggagaaggaatacGAGGCGTGCTCCGAAGCTCTGTCCGGTCTGGGATCCACAGACACAATAACAGTCATGCAGTCCAAGTATGACTACTGTTATGCCGTTTACGAGCGGTGCGCAGCGAGCCTCAACGAGATCATTGAAGAAGGTTCACGCTCGCAACAGGCCGTTCAGGCCTCCATTCCGGCGCCTCCTCAGGGAGG AGGGCGCCACAACACTCTCCTGCACCGAAACGGCACTCCACCAGTCCAGTCAGCGGTCAATCCTGACCACCAGCCCCACGTATCCACATTAAACCACCAGCAAGATATACAGTCCACTCCATTAACGAATCAACCGAATGTGCAAACGATTCTGGCTGTAAACACTCAAGGGGTCCTCCTGAGTACAGCTTTAATAGAGATTTGCCATTTAGGCATCAAATACTCAGCACGGGCACTTATTGACTCGGGTTCTGAGGCAACCTTTATTTCAGAACGCTTGTTCATCTTGATTAAGTTGCCTTATGAATCCATCCATGCTCAAGTTTCAGGGCTCAACCTCACTGTTGCGGCTCAGCCCCGTAAGCGCTGTCAACTCAGCATAGGTTCTCCGGTCAAGCCCCACATCCAAATTAAGACTTCTGCATATGTACTACCACAACTGGCCGGGAGTCTCCCATCCTTTACTTTACCTGAGGACTCTTTAAAGCATCTGCCGCCTTTGCAACTAGCAGACCCAAATTTCTACCGGAGTTCGCAGATCGACGTTCTGATCGGTGCCGATATCCTGCCATCGATCATTCTCAGCGGCTCCCATCCCAATATCTGTGGcacgcttcttggccaggagACCATATTCGGATGGATTCTTTGCGGTCCGATCGCAACGAATCCCACAAGCAGAATATGCTCATTTTCGTCCCGACTAGCTGTCACCGAGTCCAGACTGGACAACATtctcacaaaattttgggaggtggaggatgttCCAGTGAAGCGGGTTAGGGAATCCACCTCGATTtgcgaggaaaactttgtcCAATCTACCAAAAGGAACGAGGATGGGAG GTCGATCGCACTGGCTCAGTTCCTCCGAAACGAGATTCGACTGAATAAAGACGTTGCGTCAAAAAAGCAGTACGACTCAGTCATTCAAGAGTTTTTAGATTTAG ACAGCACCACAACGAAGGTTCGCGttgtgtttaatgcttccaatcCTTCATCAAACGGGAACAGCCtcaatgatatccttcatgcgggGCCCGTACTGCAGTCCGATCTTACTATCCAGATTCTAAAATGGCGTTTCTTCAAGTATGTGTTCAATGCGGACATCACAAAAATGTACAGGCAAATTCGGGTAAATTCAACCCATACGCGCTTTCAGAGAATCCTCTTTCGCAATAAGGATGGTGAGCTCTGTGACTATGAACTCGATACAGTCACCTTCGGCGTAAACTGTGCGCCTTTCCTAGCCATCCGCGTACTACAACAGTTGGCTCAGGATATCCGAGGCCAATATCCTTTGGCAAGTGACATCATCTCGAACttcatgtacgtcgacgatgTGCTCGCAGGCACTCACACTAAGCAGTCGGCAGTTTTAGCCATCAAGGAGCTTCGGCTGGCTCTTGAGAGTGCTGGTTTTCCATTACggaagtggacctcgaacgaAAGAAAACTCCTACAAGAGGTTCCAAAGGAGCACTTGATTAGTGCAGACTTTCTTGAGCTTGAAGAGGCTAGTACGGCGAAAACTCTTGGGATCCGTTGGCAAGCTACATctgatagtttcttttttattccaatGGTGATCCACCTCCAAACTGCTTACACAAAACGAGAGGTTTTATCTCAGATAGCCAAACTGTTCGACCCTGCAGGATGGCTATCACCTTTCGTAGTCCGAGCCAAGATTTTTATGCAGAAAATTTGGCTACGGGAGCTGGGCTGGGATCAGCCACTCCCCAGGGATCTCGCGACCCAGTGGCGGGAGTTCCTAGAAGGGTATCCTGCCCTGAAGGAGATTCGTATTCCGAGATGGGTACGTTTCCATCCAGCTGCGAAACTTCAGTACCATGCGTTTTGCGACGCGTCACTGGACGCCTATGGGGCTGCTATTTTCgtccgaatcgaaacgaagGAAGGCTGTTGTACCCATCTACTTACATCCAAAACCCGAGTCGCTCCTGTCAGATCCATCTCCATACCACGCTTGGAATTGTGCGGAGCAGTGCTGCTCACGGAGCTGGCAGCTCTAGTAATTTCTGAAATGCCTCCTGATGTTTATGAGACCTTTTACTGGACCGACTCCACGATCGTTCTTGCATGGCTGAGTAAGCCAGCGTGCACCTGGACAACATTCGTTGCCAACAGGGTCGCAAAAATCGAACAGTGTACCAAAGGAAGCAAGTGGGGACATGTACGATCCGAAGACAATCCAGCTGATCTGGCAAGCCGTGGCGTCTCACCCCAAGAGCTGAAGGACAGCGCACTGTGGTGGCGTGGGCCAGCTTGGTTGCACCTCAAACAGGAGCAGTGGCCGAGTGAGTTGTTGGTCCATCCGGAGACTGAGCTTGAGCAGCGCCCCGTCAAATGTCACACGGTCGCAGTGCCCTCAGCAGTTGAAATCCTAGAGAGGTTCTCAGCCTTTGACCGAGCTCTGCGAGTTCTTGCttatgtgtttcgttttgtgaAAAGTTGCCGGAGGGAAGGTGTAGCCTCATCGGCAGAACTCACTGCGGCGGAGTTGTCGGAGGTGCAGGAGCGGTTAATTGTGCTCACTCAGAAGAATGAGTTTCCCGCCGAATATAAGGTTTTGAGCAACAAGCAACCAGTTCCACCCGCAAGCGCAAATTCTAACCTAAACCCCTTTCTTGACGGGAATGGTGTCTTGAGAGCAAGCGGCAGGTTACAAGCATCTGAAATGCTTAGTTATGATGAAAAACATCCGATCATCCTTCCTGCACGGTGTAGGTTTGCCGAACTTCAAGTCTTGTTTATCCATCGCATATCCTTGCATGGGGGGAATCAATTAATGATCCGACTGATCCGTTCCAAATTCTGGATTCCCAAGCTTAAAATGTTGGTGAAACGAACAATACATTCGTGCCGAGTGTGTGTCATTCACAAGAAGAGACTGCAGACGCAGTTGATGGGGAATTTGCCCAGTGCGAGGTCCACGATTTCCAGACCGTTCACCCATACGGGAGTGGACTTCGCAGGACCATTTGACGTCAAGAGTTATGTCGGTCGAGCCTGCAAAATCACAAAGGGGTACGTgtgcgtttttgtgtgttttactacCCGGGCTATCCACCTCGAAGCGACCTCGGACTTGACTACAGAGAAGTTCCTGGCCGCATTCTCCCGTTTTTTCGCTCGGCGTGGGTGTCCACAACACGTCTACTCTGACAACGGGAAAACGTTTGTCGGAGCTTCCACGTCCTTATCAAAGGATTTCATTGAAGCTACCAGAACATCGGTTTTATCGCAGCACAGTCTTCAGAATGTGTCCTGGCATTTCAACCCTCCTGGCGCACCTCATATGGGAGGGCTTTGGGAGGCAGGTGTGAAGAGCTTCAAGTCGCATTTTTACAAGTACACAGCCGCTGGGAAATACACGTTCGAGGAACTGACTACCCTCCTGGCGAAGATTGAGGCCTGTTTGAACTCCAGGCCCATCTCGCCAATGTCCGAAGATCCCACGGACCTTATCGCTCTGAGCCCTGGGCATTTTCTAATCGGTGGACCATTACTTGCGGTAGCAGAACCTGAGGTTAAAGAAGGTCCCAGCTCCATTATCAATCGGTGGCGGAGGTTGAAAGCCCTGAATCAGCAGTTCTGCCTGCGTTGGAAGGAGGAATACCTAAAGGAACTCCacaaaaggaataaatggAAGTTCCCAACGCGAGATCTCCAGGCGGGAGACATGGTGGTGATCAAAGAGGAGAACTTGCCATCCAACGAGTGGCGACTTGGGCGTATCCAAGTGGTCTGTCCCGGCGTGGACGGCAAGGTCAGAGTGGCAGACGCTCTCACAGCACGGGGGGTCGTCCGAAGACCAGTGGCAAAAATGATCCGCCTTCCAATGGACAGCCCGAATGAGTCGAATGACTCCTCCATACTTTAA